The proteins below come from a single Stomoxys calcitrans chromosome 1, idStoCalc2.1, whole genome shotgun sequence genomic window:
- the LOC106096204 gene encoding F-box/WD repeat-containing protein 4: protein MVLFLDLNTDCLLKIFSFCCERDLCHLCKVHRFLNEIIENNVFKIKAMDLLMCGIRNEPVILQRTQVSDLSYSSRLKIARNWLDGRYSERQYFRRSKMFPTKLILERNWLYISHANYINQHQRLKSEPLQRRYHREISTSNKSDIAHFVKKNNTLFAGRVAGSGFIYEEGSVMEQQLHNPNEYMWCVDFEGDLYATSSDYYSQIWRREEEFGILHLDLLIQLKSSFKTMQFDCGGTRLYGGLYDSKNERRALREIDVESGYESILNSDTISVYDLKMKDNNIILTANFDSSFRIFDRRSNNDEAVWEDPFDSSFYCLEYDGLYAVLCGTKRHNRVNLYDIRVPGKHMQLYFPHFQGKERGDFRTSPVYSIACDSRYMFVATDRKVHVLDFKVDGCAVSRDYSHFNFIR from the exons ATGGTTTTGTTCTTGGATTTAAATACAGATTgccttttgaaaatattttcattctGTTGTGAAAGAGATCTATGTCACCTTTGCAAAGTACATCGCTTTCTAAatgaaataattgaaaataatgTGTTCAAAATCAAGGCAATGGAtctgcttatgtgtggaattcGTAATGAACCGGTCATTTTGCAACG CACTCAAGTCTCCGACCTATCTTATtccagtagattaaaaatagcTCGAAACTGGCTCGATGGACGCTACAGTGAACGGCAATATTTTCGACGCTCTAAGATGTTTCCCACCAAGCTAATTTTAGAACGGAATTGGCTTTACATATCGCACGCCAACTATATAAACCAGCACCAAAGACTGAAGTCGGAGCCGCTACAACGAAGATATCACCGCGAAATATCCACAAGCAACAAAAGCGACATTGCacattttgtaaagaaaaataataccTTGTTTGCTGGAAGAGTAGCTGGCAGTGGTTTTATTTACGAAGAAGGTTCTGTCATGGAACAGCAGTTGCACAATCCCAACGAATACATGTGGTGTGTGGATTTTGAAGGCGATTTATATGCCACAAGTAGCGACTATTACAGCCAAATCTGGCGTAGGGAAGAGGAATTTGGCATTTTACACCTGGATTTATTAATTCAATTGAAATCTTCATTTAAAACAATGCAATTCGACTGTGGGGGAACTCGTTTGTATGGTGGCTTATATGATTCCAAAAACGAACGTCGAGCGTTACGAGAAATTGATGTGGAAAG CGGGTACGAGTCTATTTTAAACTCAGATACTATTTCAGTGTACGATCTTAAGATGAAGGACAACAATATAATACTCACCGCAAATTTTGATAGCAGTTTTCGCATTTTTGACCGACGTTCAAATAATGATGAGGCCGTTTGGGAAGATCCTTTCGATTCCTCGTTTTACTGTCTCGAGTACGATGGTTTGTATGCGGTTCTATGTGGAACAAAACGTCACAATCGGGTCAATCTATACGACATTCGTGTGCCGGGGAAGCATATGCAGTTGTACTTTCCGCATTTCCAGGGAAAGGAAAGGGGGGATTTCAGAACTTCTCCCGTATACAGTATTGCCTGTGATAGCCGATATATGTTCGTGGCCACAGATCGCAAAGTCCATGTTTTGGATTTTAAAGTAGATGGTTGTGCTGTTAGCAGGGATTACAGCCACTTCAACTTCATTCGCTGA
- the LOC106096179 gene encoding pantothenate kinase 3 isoform X2: MSQQSQQKESVAMINRQILAKAMPWFGMDIGGTLTKLVYFEPKDITPDEQDEEADSLRSIRRYLTKNSAYGKTGHRDAHLQMDNVEIRKRKGSLHFIRFQTTDMGNFLSLAKQKGMAELVTTVCATGGGAFKFENEFREQVNMKLAKFDELDTLIKGILFAEIQNRTECYYYENARDIIKSEKKAFDFSQPYPFILVNVGSGVSILAVYGPDNYKRVSGTSLGGGTFLGLCCLLTGCNTFEEAIQLATKGDNRKVDKLVRDIYGGDYDRFGLTGDLVASSFGQMHLKDKRSSVSREDLANATLVTITNNIGLIARMCALNEKMDKVVFVGNFLRVNPIAMKLLAYAMEFWSNGTLKGLFLEHEGYFGALGCLLQFNGEIAAALNETSDKSASCSQTSSTNKPDTQSSVDTALTSVDSSPPKETQR, translated from the exons CAATGCCCTGGTTTGGAATGGATATTGGAGGAACTCTTACGAAACTTGTCTATTTTGAACCGAAGGATATTACCCCGGATGAACAAGATGAGGAGGCCGACAGCTTACGTAGCATCAGACGTTATCTAACAAAAAATTCCGCTTACGGCAAAACGGGCCACAGAGATGCACATCTGCAG ATGGACAATGTGGAGATACGGAAGAGAAAGGGATCTCTGCATTTTATTCGCTTTCAAACTACTGATATGGGCAACTTTTTATCTTTGGCCAAGCAAAAGGGCATGGCTGAATTGGTAACCACAGTTTGCGCGACAGGAGGAGGGGCGTTTAAGTTTGAGAATGAATTTCGAGAG CAAGTCAACATGAAACTGGCCAAGTTCGATGAACTTGACACGCTCATCAAAGGCATTCTCTTTGCAGAAATTCAGAACCGCACCGAATGTTATTACTATGAAAATGCGAGGGATATTAT CAAGAGCGAGAAGAAGGCATTTGATTTCTCACAGCCCTATCCATTCATTTTGGTAAATGTTGGGTCGGGGGTCTCCATATTGGCCGTTTATGGTCCTGACAATTACAAGCGCGTTTCTGGTACAAG TTTGGGCGGTGGTACATTTCTCGGACTATGCTGCCTTTTAACAGGCTGCAATACTTTTGAAGAGGCTATACAGCTCGCTACAAAGGGAGACAATCGCAAAGTGGATAAGCTGGTAAGGGACATATATGGCGGAGATTATGACCGCTTTGGTTTGACTGGAGATCTGGTGGCCTCAAG TTTCGGACAAATGCACCTGAAGGACAAACGATCATCTGTATCACGTGAAGATCTTGCGAATGCCACGTTGGTGACAATTACAAATAATATTGGCCTGATTGCTCGAATGTGTGCACTTAACGAAAAAATGGACAAG GTCGTCTTTGTTGGGAACTTTTTACGCGTCAATCCTATAGCAATGAAGCTCTTGGCATACGCTATGGAATTTTGGTCAAATGGTACATTAAAAGGTTTGTTCTTAGAACACGAGGGATATTTTGGAGCTCTTGGTTGTTTGCTTCAATTCAATGGAGAGATTGCAGCTGCACTCAATGAAACGTCGGACAAAAGTGCTTCTTGTTCACAGACCTCTTCAACGAATAAACCGGACACACAATCGTCAGTGGACACAGCCCTCACGTCCGTTGATTCCAGTCCACCAAAAGAAACTCAGAGATAG
- the LOC106096179 gene encoding pantothenate kinase 3 isoform X1 yields MKVPDCSKYTCNLKLMKIQSPGEKRYVSVTVPVPPVTTLKSPIHGKRYSWRNAWKLGNHHHTSATGSKSRQNKLNTKDKCYDGDDREISCTCRLQTAMKDEYLSMPWFGMDIGGTLTKLVYFEPKDITPDEQDEEADSLRSIRRYLTKNSAYGKTGHRDAHLQMDNVEIRKRKGSLHFIRFQTTDMGNFLSLAKQKGMAELVTTVCATGGGAFKFENEFREQVNMKLAKFDELDTLIKGILFAEIQNRTECYYYENARDIIKSEKKAFDFSQPYPFILVNVGSGVSILAVYGPDNYKRVSGTSLGGGTFLGLCCLLTGCNTFEEAIQLATKGDNRKVDKLVRDIYGGDYDRFGLTGDLVASSFGQMHLKDKRSSVSREDLANATLVTITNNIGLIARMCALNEKMDKVVFVGNFLRVNPIAMKLLAYAMEFWSNGTLKGLFLEHEGYFGALGCLLQFNGEIAAALNETSDKSASCSQTSSTNKPDTQSSVDTALTSVDSSPPKETQR; encoded by the exons ATGAAAGTACCGGATTGCTCAAAATACACATGCAAtctaaaattgatgaaaattcaGTCTCCTGGAGAGAAACGATATGTAAGCGTCACGGTTCCCGTACCGCCGGTGACAACATTAAAATCCCCTATACATGGCAAAAGGTATTCATGGCGCAACGCTTGGAAGTTGGGAAACCATCACCACACCAGTGCAACTGGTTCGAAATCTCGCCAAAACAAGCTTAATACCAAGGATAAATGTTATGACGGCGACGATCGGGAGATTTCATGCACATGTCGCCTTCAAACGGCTATGAAGGATGAATATCTAT CAATGCCCTGGTTTGGAATGGATATTGGAGGAACTCTTACGAAACTTGTCTATTTTGAACCGAAGGATATTACCCCGGATGAACAAGATGAGGAGGCCGACAGCTTACGTAGCATCAGACGTTATCTAACAAAAAATTCCGCTTACGGCAAAACGGGCCACAGAGATGCACATCTGCAG ATGGACAATGTGGAGATACGGAAGAGAAAGGGATCTCTGCATTTTATTCGCTTTCAAACTACTGATATGGGCAACTTTTTATCTTTGGCCAAGCAAAAGGGCATGGCTGAATTGGTAACCACAGTTTGCGCGACAGGAGGAGGGGCGTTTAAGTTTGAGAATGAATTTCGAGAG CAAGTCAACATGAAACTGGCCAAGTTCGATGAACTTGACACGCTCATCAAAGGCATTCTCTTTGCAGAAATTCAGAACCGCACCGAATGTTATTACTATGAAAATGCGAGGGATATTAT CAAGAGCGAGAAGAAGGCATTTGATTTCTCACAGCCCTATCCATTCATTTTGGTAAATGTTGGGTCGGGGGTCTCCATATTGGCCGTTTATGGTCCTGACAATTACAAGCGCGTTTCTGGTACAAG TTTGGGCGGTGGTACATTTCTCGGACTATGCTGCCTTTTAACAGGCTGCAATACTTTTGAAGAGGCTATACAGCTCGCTACAAAGGGAGACAATCGCAAAGTGGATAAGCTGGTAAGGGACATATATGGCGGAGATTATGACCGCTTTGGTTTGACTGGAGATCTGGTGGCCTCAAG TTTCGGACAAATGCACCTGAAGGACAAACGATCATCTGTATCACGTGAAGATCTTGCGAATGCCACGTTGGTGACAATTACAAATAATATTGGCCTGATTGCTCGAATGTGTGCACTTAACGAAAAAATGGACAAG GTCGTCTTTGTTGGGAACTTTTTACGCGTCAATCCTATAGCAATGAAGCTCTTGGCATACGCTATGGAATTTTGGTCAAATGGTACATTAAAAGGTTTGTTCTTAGAACACGAGGGATATTTTGGAGCTCTTGGTTGTTTGCTTCAATTCAATGGAGAGATTGCAGCTGCACTCAATGAAACGTCGGACAAAAGTGCTTCTTGTTCACAGACCTCTTCAACGAATAAACCGGACACACAATCGTCAGTGGACACAGCCCTCACGTCCGTTGATTCCAGTCCACCAAAAGAAACTCAGAGATAG